One Chordicoccus furentiruminis DNA window includes the following coding sequences:
- the addA gene encoding helicase-exonuclease AddAB subunit AddA — protein sequence MAIRWTEEQARVISARHSNLLVSAAAGSGKTAVLVERIRRLILDPVHPVDVDRLLVVTFTRAAAGEMKTRIMKTIAAAREQDPDNEHLARQLTLASRAQITTIDGFCSYVARSYGHTIGLVPGFRVAAEGELKLLRHDVISAVIEEAYERQAEGEYPGWEACVETFAPEKTDDRLEAILLDLYEESRSHPDPSGWLRMCRESNEDASESSTWMQAFLSQERILAGDAKERADANVRLTGRPDGPAAYARTAEDEQGLLEALVRAESYEEWHRLLTDYEGTRLSSKKPGPEEDPALRETFKTNRETVTAAIKELKAVFAAPPDQAFADVRRSAGPLTTLLDLTETFSERYAEEKQKRGVMDFADLEHAALKILRGPDGRTDAARELAARYDEVMIDEYQDSNDLQEAILTAVSRIGDGEDNYTCIGDVKQSIYSFRQARPALFMRKFHDYAAHPESGTRIDLHRNFRSRREVIDTVNGIFRQIMRSEVGGVEYDDEAALSPGGGAEPEGDPAASGTDAFPMDFRTEILPVLTGETDEEGGSLLEDTSARAKAELEARAIGGRIRQLVGGGRIHDPRTGAMRPVQYRDIVILMRSVGTAGESFLRVLESMRIPVYADTKGGYFDSLEVRTVLSFLSLLDNAQNDIAAAAVLRSAFVGLSAEEMAEVRMTPDAVNWAGSMNRDAVSYYDAARQYARTGARPALRGRLETFFGFYDSLKEGMEDTPLHELINRILTESGYLAYVSALPGGAQRELNLRMLVDQAAEYEQSSYIGLFHFVRYIENLKKQAISPDEQSAVAENENVVRIYTIHKSKGLEFPVVFLAGMNRRFNRQDMNASPLIHPELGLASDLVDLERRVRRTTLRREALRDRLRRDAAGEELRVLYVAMTRAREKLIITGTVKDEDALRKMTPDLPLRETQLPVNFLVSAPSFFSWIVPAAERMARRAELAHLECPLVILPTGASALAAEETATVIRREDAVRELRELKPEQVFDGPTRRMLEERFAWMYPYAGREQIPVEVSVSAIEHHLYDAAEAEDETPPVMQLVPEAEREESEPLVPAFIREAERKETRPAAEWTEAVEEKIRPDAAGRYESRETGTAGQNTAQEAETAGQGAARETGTPAPGGMAQGAQASAPLRGAERGTAYHHVMQRMDFSGLDDMAGDELAKEISDRMLALRKSGILTEAERMSVRASDIAAFAGSGVGRRLAQAGETGRLFREQPFVLEVPASRIRGDWPEEEPVFVQGMIDAFFYEEGEVVLLDYKTDRIREEGELLRRYGLQLRTYADALAQATGKNVKERWIWSFALRRAVRADL from the coding sequence ATGGCAATCCGGTGGACTGAGGAGCAGGCGCGCGTCATCAGCGCGCGTCACAGCAATCTGCTGGTCAGCGCGGCGGCCGGCAGCGGCAAGACAGCCGTTCTGGTCGAGCGGATCCGGAGGCTGATTCTCGATCCGGTTCATCCGGTGGATGTGGACCGGCTGCTGGTGGTGACGTTCACCCGGGCGGCGGCCGGTGAGATGAAGACGCGGATCATGAAAACGATCGCGGCGGCCCGGGAGCAGGATCCGGACAACGAGCATCTCGCACGTCAGCTGACGCTGGCGAGCCGTGCCCAGATCACCACCATCGACGGTTTCTGTTCCTATGTGGCGCGCAGCTACGGACATACGATCGGACTTGTTCCCGGCTTCCGGGTCGCGGCGGAGGGCGAGCTGAAGCTGCTCCGGCACGATGTGATCTCCGCCGTGATCGAGGAGGCGTATGAACGTCAGGCGGAAGGAGAATATCCCGGGTGGGAAGCGTGCGTCGAAACCTTCGCGCCGGAGAAGACAGATGACCGGCTGGAGGCGATTCTTCTGGACCTCTACGAGGAATCCCGGAGCCATCCCGATCCCTCCGGATGGCTTCGGATGTGCCGGGAAAGCAATGAGGACGCGTCGGAGTCTTCGACGTGGATGCAGGCGTTTCTTTCTCAGGAGCGGATTCTGGCGGGCGACGCGAAGGAGCGGGCGGACGCCAATGTGCGTCTCACCGGACGGCCGGACGGGCCGGCTGCCTATGCCCGGACCGCAGAGGACGAGCAGGGACTGCTGGAGGCGCTGGTCAGAGCGGAGTCCTATGAGGAGTGGCACCGCCTGCTGACAGACTATGAGGGAACGCGGCTGTCGTCGAAGAAGCCGGGACCGGAGGAGGACCCGGCTCTGCGTGAAACCTTCAAGACGAACCGTGAAACCGTGACGGCGGCGATCAAGGAGCTGAAAGCCGTGTTCGCCGCGCCGCCGGATCAGGCGTTTGCGGATGTCAGAAGGAGCGCGGGTCCGCTGACGACGCTTCTGGATCTGACGGAGACGTTTTCGGAGCGCTACGCGGAGGAGAAGCAGAAACGGGGCGTGATGGACTTTGCCGATCTGGAGCATGCGGCGCTGAAGATTCTCCGCGGTCCGGACGGCCGGACCGACGCGGCCCGGGAGCTGGCCGCCCGGTACGACGAGGTGATGATCGACGAGTATCAGGACAGCAATGATCTTCAGGAGGCGATTCTGACGGCTGTGAGCCGGATCGGGGACGGGGAGGACAACTATACCTGCATCGGCGACGTGAAGCAGAGCATCTACAGCTTCCGTCAGGCCCGTCCCGCGCTGTTCATGCGGAAGTTTCACGACTACGCCGCGCATCCGGAGAGCGGCACGAGGATCGATCTGCACCGGAATTTCCGGTCCCGGCGGGAGGTCATCGATACGGTGAACGGGATCTTCCGGCAGATCATGCGCTCGGAGGTCGGCGGCGTGGAATATGACGACGAGGCGGCGCTGTCTCCCGGCGGCGGGGCGGAGCCGGAGGGAGATCCCGCCGCTTCCGGGACGGATGCATTTCCCATGGATTTCCGGACCGAAATTCTGCCGGTTCTGACCGGTGAGACGGATGAGGAGGGCGGGAGTCTTCTGGAGGATACGTCGGCGCGGGCGAAGGCCGAGCTGGAGGCGCGGGCGATCGGAGGCCGGATCCGTCAGCTGGTCGGCGGGGGAAGGATTCATGACCCGCGGACGGGGGCGATGCGGCCGGTGCAGTACCGCGATATTGTGATTCTGATGCGCTCGGTCGGCACGGCGGGAGAGAGCTTTCTCCGCGTGCTGGAATCGATGCGGATCCCGGTCTATGCGGACACGAAAGGAGGGTACTTCGATTCCCTCGAGGTCAGGACGGTTCTCAGCTTTCTTTCGCTTCTTGACAACGCGCAGAACGATATTGCGGCGGCGGCAGTGCTCCGGTCGGCTTTTGTGGGTCTGTCCGCCGAGGAGATGGCGGAGGTCCGGATGACGCCGGACGCGGTGAACTGGGCCGGCTCGATGAACCGGGACGCAGTTTCCTACTATGACGCGGCGCGGCAGTACGCCCGTACCGGCGCGCGGCCGGCGCTGCGGGGGAGGCTGGAGACCTTCTTCGGTTTCTATGACAGTCTGAAGGAGGGCATGGAGGATACGCCGCTTCATGAGCTGATCAACCGGATCCTGACGGAGAGCGGCTATCTCGCATATGTTTCGGCGCTCCCGGGAGGCGCCCAGCGGGAGCTGAACCTGCGGATGCTGGTGGATCAGGCGGCGGAATACGAGCAGAGTTCCTACATCGGGCTGTTTCATTTCGTCCGCTATATCGAGAACCTGAAGAAGCAGGCGATCAGTCCGGATGAACAGAGCGCGGTGGCGGAAAACGAGAATGTGGTCCGCATCTACACTATTCACAAGAGCAAGGGACTGGAATTTCCGGTCGTCTTTCTCGCGGGCATGAACCGTCGGTTCAACCGGCAGGACATGAACGCGAGCCCGCTGATTCATCCGGAGCTGGGGCTCGCGTCGGACCTGGTGGATCTTGAGCGGCGCGTCAGAAGGACGACGCTCCGGCGGGAGGCGCTCCGGGACCGGCTGCGGCGGGACGCGGCCGGCGAGGAGCTCCGCGTGCTGTACGTCGCGATGACGCGGGCGAGGGAGAAGCTGATCATCACGGGCACCGTGAAGGACGAGGACGCGCTCCGGAAGATGACGCCGGATCTCCCGCTGCGGGAGACGCAGCTTCCGGTGAATTTTCTCGTCTCCGCGCCCTCCTTCTTCAGCTGGATCGTACCGGCTGCGGAACGGATGGCGCGGCGCGCGGAGCTGGCGCACCTTGAATGTCCGCTGGTGATTCTTCCGACGGGCGCGTCTGCGCTGGCGGCGGAGGAGACGGCGACGGTGATCCGGAGGGAGGACGCGGTCCGGGAGCTGCGGGAGCTGAAGCCGGAGCAGGTCTTCGACGGACCGACGCGCCGTATGCTGGAGGAGCGGTTCGCGTGGATGTATCCGTATGCCGGCCGGGAGCAGATCCCGGTCGAGGTTTCGGTTTCGGCGATCGAGCATCATCTCTATGACGCGGCGGAGGCGGAGGACGAGACTCCGCCGGTCATGCAGCTGGTGCCGGAGGCGGAGCGGGAGGAGAGCGAGCCGCTGGTGCCGGCGTTTATCCGGGAGGCGGAGCGGAAGGAAACGCGCCCGGCGGCGGAGTGGACAGAGGCTGTGGAAGAGAAAATCCGGCCGGACGCGGCCGGCCGGTACGAGTCGCGGGAAACGGGAACAGCCGGGCAAAACACGGCACAGGAAGCGGAGACGGCCGGGCAAGGCGCGGCGCGGGAAACGGGAACGCCTGCGCCGGGCGGCATGGCGCAGGGTGCTCAGGCCTCGGCGCCGCTCCGCGGCGCCGAGCGCGGTACTGCCTATCATCATGTGATGCAGCGGATGGATTTCAGCGGTCTTGACGATATGGCGGGGGATGAGCTTGCAAAGGAGATCTCTGACCGGATGCTGGCGCTGAGGAAGAGCGGTATTCTGACGGAAGCGGAACGGATGAGCGTGAGGGCTTCGGACATCGCCGCCTTTGCCGGAAGCGGGGTCGGGCGGCGGCTCGCGCAGGCCGGCGAGACGGGGCGGCTTTTCCGTGAGCAGCCCTTCGTGCTTGAGGTGCCGGCCTCCCGCATCCGCGGCGACTGGCCGGAGGAGGAGCCGGTCTTCGTGCAGGGCATGATCGACGCCTTTTTCTACGAGGAAGGAGAGGTTGTGCTGCTGGATTACAAGACGGACCGAATTCGTGAGGAAGGCGAGCTGCTCCGCCGATACGGTCTTCAGCTCAGAACCTACGCGGACGCGCTGGCGCAGGCGACTGGGAAAAACGTGAAGGAGCGGTGGATCTGGTCCTTCGCGCTGCGGCGCGCGGTGCGGGCGGATCTCTGA
- a CDS encoding DUF2298 domain-containing protein, with amino-acid sequence MTDAKECFMLYALYWWAVLLFIGVAFLPFANLIFQRFRDHGWIFSKMIGLFLTAWLTWTLNVAGILPFRQEAAIGCLVLCFAVNWLGYLAARRRRPAPEAEEPDEEDEPLPGEEFVPEEETEEKDVTPVRAERPSPGFGWLGDPGTRRLIFTEEILLLGIMTAWMWIVGFKPEAYGTEKFMDYAFLTSMARSETMPFPDPWYAGYHVNYYYGGQYITAWLMKLTGTTAGLAYNVMRSLITACSFVLPFSLAFQLMYDLMNQDTAKQFSRMLSLADRLGRAARRVPAEEMPEQAEGLLTSARAAHQARRWKGSRTAQAAVRAKKEADSARAGAFLADAEPGGAAGGAKRPARRRRSSARETLAARAAVLRDPADPASYGCGLLAGLAVAFCGTMHYFIYGIVKTVQSAASGVKYSYWFPDSTRYIGYNPDLPDKTIHEFPAYSSVLGDLHAHYINILFVVTVVAVAYAWAEKQDARHPDRLPFLRPEVLLTGLMTGVFRWTNFWDFPIYFVVCGAILLFVNRRTYRGSLLRFLGVTLAEAAVMFAAGWAGALPFTLTFWQISSQIGLTHSHTLFHQLLVIWGLPCILYVWFALTLFREQRHMRRTTRKMQWSAHPVALPDLTVLLLGLCAAGLVAMPEFIYVKDIYGGENYRANTMFKLTYQAFILFGIVMAYALVRVLAVNRRRAFEERFRIDAKPDADLASLIDRTDDAARHILGEEAEEPLARRTAHSAHMAVSLLHRRADRRRKARLTAAVAGILLLCVLGGYTGTAVSSWFGNVFDPSKRISSDASVFIAQSFPTDFRAVRWLTQHVDGQPTVLEASGNSYTDCGRVSVATGLPTVAGWYVHEWLWRNRVDELNQRVSDIRAIYTSSDEETVKNLIRKYRISYIYIGALERETYGTVQDALLQKLGKVAFSDGTSTYIMEVDSLWKKG; translated from the coding sequence ATGACGGATGCAAAGGAGTGCTTCATGCTGTATGCCCTGTACTGGTGGGCGGTTCTGCTGTTCATCGGCGTCGCTTTTCTGCCGTTTGCCAATCTGATTTTTCAACGGTTCCGTGATCATGGCTGGATTTTCTCGAAGATGATCGGCCTCTTTCTGACGGCGTGGCTGACCTGGACGCTGAATGTCGCGGGCATTCTGCCTTTCCGCCAGGAGGCGGCAATCGGCTGTCTGGTCCTCTGCTTCGCGGTGAACTGGCTGGGGTATCTGGCCGCGAGACGGCGCAGGCCGGCGCCGGAGGCGGAAGAGCCGGATGAAGAGGACGAACCGCTTCCCGGGGAGGAATTTGTGCCTGAGGAGGAAACGGAAGAGAAGGACGTGACGCCGGTCCGGGCGGAGCGCCCGTCTCCGGGCTTCGGGTGGCTCGGCGATCCGGGGACCCGGCGTCTGATTTTCACGGAGGAGATCCTGCTTCTCGGCATCATGACGGCCTGGATGTGGATCGTCGGATTCAAGCCGGAGGCATACGGGACGGAAAAATTCATGGACTACGCGTTCCTCACCTCGATGGCGCGGAGCGAGACGATGCCGTTTCCGGATCCCTGGTACGCGGGCTATCACGTCAATTATTATTACGGCGGACAGTATATCACAGCCTGGCTCATGAAGCTGACGGGAACGACCGCGGGGCTGGCCTACAATGTGATGCGGAGCCTGATCACAGCCTGTTCCTTCGTGCTTCCGTTCTCGCTGGCGTTCCAGCTGATGTACGACCTCATGAATCAGGATACGGCGAAGCAGTTCAGCAGGATGCTCTCCCTCGCCGACCGTCTGGGCCGGGCGGCACGCCGCGTGCCGGCCGAGGAGATGCCGGAACAGGCGGAGGGACTTCTCACATCGGCGCGGGCGGCGCACCAGGCCCGCCGCTGGAAGGGAAGCCGGACGGCGCAGGCGGCTGTCCGCGCGAAGAAGGAAGCGGACAGCGCGCGCGCCGGGGCCTTCCTGGCGGACGCCGAGCCGGGCGGCGCGGCGGGCGGCGCGAAGCGCCCCGCCCGGCGCCGCCGCTCTTCCGCCCGGGAGACACTGGCGGCGAGGGCGGCCGTACTCAGGGATCCGGCAGATCCCGCCAGCTATGGCTGCGGTCTGCTGGCGGGGCTGGCCGTGGCCTTCTGCGGCACAATGCATTACTTTATCTACGGCATTGTGAAGACGGTTCAGTCGGCAGCGTCCGGCGTGAAGTACAGCTACTGGTTTCCGGATTCGACGCGCTATATCGGCTATAACCCGGATCTTCCGGACAAGACGATCCACGAGTTTCCGGCCTATTCCTCGGTGCTCGGGGATCTGCATGCCCACTACATCAACATCCTCTTCGTTGTGACGGTGGTGGCGGTGGCTTACGCGTGGGCGGAAAAGCAGGATGCGCGTCATCCGGACCGGCTGCCGTTCCTCCGGCCGGAGGTGCTGCTGACCGGCCTGATGACCGGCGTGTTCCGCTGGACGAATTTCTGGGATTTTCCGATCTATTTCGTGGTCTGCGGAGCGATCCTCCTTTTTGTCAACCGGAGGACGTACCGGGGCTCGCTGCTCCGGTTTCTGGGCGTGACGCTGGCCGAGGCCGCGGTGATGTTCGCCGCGGGATGGGCGGGAGCCCTTCCGTTTACGCTGACATTCTGGCAGATTTCCTCGCAGATCGGCCTTACGCACAGCCATACGCTGTTTCATCAGCTTCTGGTGATCTGGGGGCTGCCCTGTATCCTTTATGTCTGGTTCGCGCTGACGCTCTTTCGGGAGCAGCGCCACATGCGCCGGACGACCCGGAAAATGCAGTGGTCGGCTCATCCCGTCGCTCTGCCGGATCTGACCGTGCTGCTGCTTGGTCTCTGCGCGGCGGGCCTGGTGGCGATGCCCGAGTTCATCTATGTGAAGGACATCTACGGCGGGGAGAACTACCGCGCGAACACGATGTTCAAGCTGACATACCAGGCGTTCATCCTGTTCGGCATCGTGATGGCCTACGCGCTGGTCCGGGTGCTGGCGGTCAACCGCCGGCGTGCCTTTGAGGAGCGTTTCCGCATCGATGCGAAGCCGGACGCGGATCTCGCGTCGCTCATCGACCGGACAGACGACGCCGCACGGCACATTCTGGGGGAGGAGGCGGAGGAACCTCTTGCCCGGAGGACGGCGCACAGCGCGCATATGGCGGTGAGCCTCCTTCACAGACGGGCGGACCGGCGCCGGAAGGCGCGCCTTACCGCCGCCGTGGCGGGCATTCTGCTTCTTTGCGTGCTGGGCGGCTACACCGGCACAGCGGTATCCTCGTGGTTCGGAAACGTATTCGACCCCTCGAAGCGGATTTCATCGGATGCCTCGGTCTTTATCGCCCAGTCCTTCCCCACTGACTTCCGCGCCGTCCGCTGGCTCACGCAGCATGTGGACGGACAGCCGACTGTGCTGGAGGCATCCGGAAACAGCTACACCGACTGCGGCCGCGTCTCTGTGGCGACCGGTCTGCCGACGGTGGCGGGCTGGTATGTTCACGAGTGGCTCTGGCGCAACCGGGTCGATGAACTGAACCAGAGAGTGAGCGATATCCGCGCCATCTATACTTCCTCCGATGAGGAAACCGTGAAGAATCTGATCCGGAAGTACCGGATCTCTTACATCTACATCGGTGCGCTGGAACGCGAGACGTACGGAACCGTGCAGGACGCGCTGCTGCAGAAGCTGGGAAAGGTGGCCTTCTCTGACGGCACGTCGACGTACATCATGGAGGTCGATTCTCTCTGGAAGAAGGGATGA
- a CDS encoding NADH peroxidase yields MAKWVCSVCGYVYEGDQAPAQCPVCKAPASKFVRQDEEMTWASEHVLGVASDVPEDIKADLRANFTGECSEVGMYLAMARVAFREGYPEIGLYYEKAAHEEAEHASKFAELLGEVLTNSTKKNLEMRIEAENGATAGKTDLAKRAKAANLDAIHDTVHEMARDEARHGKAFKGLHDRYFG; encoded by the coding sequence ATGGCAAAATGGGTTTGCAGTGTCTGCGGTTACGTTTATGAAGGCGATCAGGCTCCGGCACAGTGTCCGGTCTGCAAGGCTCCGGCCTCCAAGTTCGTCAGACAGGACGAGGAGATGACATGGGCTTCCGAGCACGTGCTCGGTGTCGCTTCCGACGTGCCGGAAGATATCAAGGCTGATCTTCGCGCCAACTTCACGGGCGAGTGCTCCGAGGTCGGCATGTATCTCGCGATGGCGCGCGTCGCGTTCCGCGAGGGTTATCCGGAAATCGGTCTTTACTATGAGAAGGCGGCTCATGAGGAAGCGGAGCATGCGTCCAAGTTCGCCGAACTTCTCGGTGAGGTGCTGACCAACAGCACGAAGAAGAACCTCGAGATGAGAATCGAGGCGGAGAACGGCGCTACCGCCGGCAAGACGGATCTCGCAAAGCGCGCGAAGGCGGCGAACCTCGACGCGATCCATGACACGGTTCATGAGATGGCACGCGACGAGGCACGTCACGGCAAGGCTTTCAAGGGTCTGCACGACAGATATTTCGGCTGA
- a CDS encoding DUF1002 domain-containing protein, whose product MKYGITAFVTAAATGLAAMLSPVTAVGGSDTPFVALGADLTETQKTKVMKLLNVTSDELTQDTVVTVTNADEHKYLGTIIDSAQIGTKAISSCKVTAMSKGYGIQVKTHNISYVTADMYENALATAGMSDAEVVVAAPVSVSGTAALVGAMEAYSKMQGTAVDTESVENAVRELVTEASVAEHTGDSDRTAQLIAAVKQIIAEKKITDESDIRDAIADVATQLGVSLTESDIDAIVALMKKLASMDLDVDQLTEQAQSIYRKAKDSGLDLSKYGISQEEVNTFFSELPALLREFVSWLRGVFHISG is encoded by the coding sequence ATGAAATACGGAATCACAGCGTTTGTTACGGCCGCGGCGACGGGACTTGCCGCGATGCTGAGTCCGGTGACGGCGGTGGGCGGCAGCGATACGCCTTTTGTTGCGCTGGGCGCCGATCTGACGGAAACCCAGAAGACGAAGGTGATGAAGCTGCTGAACGTCACATCCGACGAGCTGACGCAGGATACCGTCGTGACCGTGACGAACGCGGACGAGCATAAATATCTCGGCACCATCATCGACAGCGCCCAGATCGGGACGAAGGCGATCTCGTCCTGCAAGGTCACGGCGATGTCGAAGGGCTACGGGATTCAGGTCAAAACCCACAACATCAGCTATGTCACCGCGGATATGTATGAGAATGCACTCGCGACCGCGGGTATGTCCGACGCGGAAGTCGTCGTGGCGGCGCCCGTCAGCGTCTCCGGCACGGCGGCACTGGTCGGGGCGATGGAAGCCTACTCCAAGATGCAGGGGACGGCCGTCGATACGGAGTCTGTGGAAAATGCAGTCCGCGAGCTTGTCACGGAAGCCAGCGTCGCCGAGCATACAGGCGATTCCGACCGCACGGCCCAGCTGATCGCGGCGGTGAAGCAGATCATCGCGGAGAAGAAGATCACCGATGAAAGCGATATCCGCGACGCGATCGCCGACGTGGCGACGCAGCTTGGCGTCAGTCTTACGGAAAGCGACATCGACGCGATCGTCGCGCTGATGAAGAAGCTCGCCTCCATGGATCTCGACGTGGATCAGCTGACGGAGCAGGCGCAGAGCATCTACCGGAAGGCGAAGGACAGCGGACTGGATCTCAGCAAGTACGGCATCAGCCAGGAAGAAGTGAACACCTTCTTCAGCGAGCTGCCGGCGCTGCTCCGTGAGTTTGTGAGCTGGCTGCGGGGCGTCTTTCACATCAGCGGATGA